The following are from one region of the Camelus ferus isolate YT-003-E chromosome 13, BCGSAC_Cfer_1.0, whole genome shotgun sequence genome:
- the TMEM51 gene encoding transmembrane protein 51 isoform X2: MMAQSKANGSHYALTAIGLGMLVLGVIMAMWNLVPGFSAAEKPTAQGNNKTEIGSGILKSKTFSVAYVLVGAGVMLLLLSICLSVRDKRKRRQGEELAHVQHPGVEPHAQEEDRRRRRRPPRGTMSPATRK; the protein is encoded by the exons ATGATGGCCCAGTCCAAGGCCAACGGCTCGCACTATGCGCTGACCGCCATCGGCCTGGGGATGCTGGTCCTCGGGGTCATCATGGCCATGTGGAACCTGGTACCTGGCTTCAGTGCAGCCGAGAAGCCGACCGCTCAGGGGAACAACAAGACGGAGATAGGCAGCGGCATTCTCAAGAGCAAGACCTTCTCCGTGGCCTACGTGCTGGTCGGGGCCggggtgatgctgctgctgctgtccatCTGCCTGAGCGTCCGAGACAAGAGGAAGCGGCGGCAAGGCGAGGAGCTGGCGCACGTCCAGCACCCGGGGGTCGAGCCTCACGCCCAGGAGGAGGACAG gaggaggaggaggaggcctccTCGAGGTACTATGTCCCCAGCTACGAGGAAGTGA
- the TMEM51 gene encoding transmembrane protein 51 isoform X1: MMAQSKANGSHYALTAIGLGMLVLGVIMAMWNLVPGFSAAEKPTAQGNNKTEIGSGILKSKTFSVAYVLVGAGVMLLLLSICLSVRDKRKRRQGEELAHVQHPGVEPHAQEEDSQEEEEEASSRYYVPSYEEVMNTNYSEAREPDQNPRMSISLPSYESLTGLDETSPTTTRADVEISPGNPPDRQNSRLAKRLKPLKVRRIKSEKLHLKDFRINLPDKNVPPPSIEPLTPPPQYDEVQEKAPDTRPPD; this comes from the exons ATGATGGCCCAGTCCAAGGCCAACGGCTCGCACTATGCGCTGACCGCCATCGGCCTGGGGATGCTGGTCCTCGGGGTCATCATGGCCATGTGGAACCTGGTACCTGGCTTCAGTGCAGCCGAGAAGCCGACCGCTCAGGGGAACAACAAGACGGAGATAGGCAGCGGCATTCTCAAGAGCAAGACCTTCTCCGTGGCCTACGTGCTGGTCGGGGCCggggtgatgctgctgctgctgtccatCTGCCTGAGCGTCCGAGACAAGAGGAAGCGGCGGCAAGGCGAGGAGCTGGCGCACGTCCAGCACCCGGGGGTCGAGCCTCACGCCCAGGAGGAGGACAG ccaggaggaggaggaggaggcctccTCGAGGTACTATGTCCCCAGCTACGAGGAAGTGATGAACACAAACTACTCGGAGGCGAGGGAACCGGACCAGAACCCCAGGATGAGCATCTCTCTCCCCTCCTACGAGTCCTTGACGGGGCTGGACGAGACAAGCCCCACCACAACCAGGGCCGACGTGGAGATCAGCCCAGGGAACCCCCCCGACAGGCAGAACTCCAGACTGGCCAAACGCCTGAAGCCGCTCAAAGTTCGAAGGATAAAATCCGAAAAGCTTCACCTCAAAGACTTCAGGATCAACCTGCCAGACAAAAATGTGCCTCCTCCCTCCATCGAGCCTTTGACTCCCCCCCCACAGTATGATGAAGTCCAGGAGAAAGCCCCCGACACCCGGCCCCCCGACTGA